One window from the genome of Cryptomeria japonica chromosome 6, Sugi_1.0, whole genome shotgun sequence encodes:
- the LOC131876676 gene encoding uncharacterized mitochondrial protein AtMg00820-like: MDTSSSTLQSVPTSDDDDEYEDWEEAPDNSQKIMTTPDVDSDPIYFEDSIKEEKWCNAMDEEIDAIEMNDTWELTDFPPSKKVIGVKWVYKTKRNVRSRIERHKAILVVKGYKQQFEIDYDDTYALIARMKTV; the protein is encoded by the exons ATGGACACCTCTTCATCCACCTTGCAAAGTGTGCCCaccagtgatgatgatgatgagtatgaagaTTGGGAAGAAGCTCCTGACAACTCCCAAAAGATCATGACAACTCCTGATGTGGACAG TGATCCGATATACTTTGAGGATTCTATTAAGGAGGAAAAATGGTGCAACGCCATGGATGAGGAAATAGATGCAAtagagatgaatgacacttgggagttaactgATTTTCCTCCTAGCAAGAAAGTCATTGGGGTTAAATGGGTCTATAAGACCAAGAGAAATGTCAGAAGTAGAATAGAGCGTCATAAGGCAATATTAGTGGTCAAGGGGTATAAACAACAGTTTGAAATAGATTACGATGATACATATGCCCTTATTGCAAGAATGAAGACTGTGTAG